Genomic DNA from Schistosoma haematobium chromosome 1, whole genome shotgun sequence:
cctagaagcactggctGTCCGTTTCAtcatattatgggactccttaacagtacgcatccacgatcccgctcgcgggattcgaacccagggccttagGTTtctctatatgtatatataaactcATATTTACGTTGTATTTGTCAAGCTTTTCTCTTTTAATTCTAGTGAATCaaccaatgaaaataaaataaaaatatatttaaacaaagacattaataatgattgaattaaatgaaacataTTCAATGTTGAAAAGGTTGCGATTTTAATGAATTTCGTTTGAGAGAAACCTTTtcaatcaaaatgaattgaatcGATATTGCTTATATTAATCATTATGAATAGAAGAAATGAGATggaaataattatgaaataaataagtaacaagTAAATAGTATTGAACTGGATTCGAACTACATCATGAGACAAGCGATAacatggaatcgtgaagggaaacatacaacaagaagaagaagacggtCGAAGAATACACTATGTCGGAacttggaaacagacatgaaaaaaaagaataacaattgaaaagaactggaaaagattCATCAAGACAAGGTTGCATTGAGAATGTTGCTGGGTGACTTATACTCTTCCATAAGGAGTAACGGACataagtaagttaataagttttggttcaatgaaataaatctttttcttctattttttcttcttgtgaAAGAGATTGGTAATACTTTTGAATGGTACTTTAATGTGTCGATTCGTTGATTGATTGATGCGCGTGTGTGTGTTTAAcatttcattatgatttttatcagAATATACTTGTGAATTAGGATTCATCGTTTGTCTATTAACCAGTTTACAATGTTTATGCCAAATACTTAAAAGATCTGGTTCACATAAATATGGGTACTTTTTATAAAAAGTTGAATAACCACCATgtaatatataaacaaatggaTATTTTAATGCAggatatgaattgaaatgtaATAGTCTGTCATGATTACgtaaaagataaaataattgTGGTGCACGTTTTGTAGAAAATTcacaatataatataaatatagtaTGAGATGGTTTTGGTTCAATCAGTTGTTCCGTTGAATATAATGAGTTACTTAAATCCATTTCAGTAGTTTCAATAGATTGTTGTTTTAtaccaaaaaaatatttataaagtttTGGCCAATCTGATAAATTAATAGCACTAAAAATATGTCCAGCATTATATTCGTGTGGATAACGACAATCGATAATAACGAAATGTTCAGGATTCATTTTCAACTTTGATAAAGTGATCATTTTTTGTTGATTTTGAAGTTTATGTTTATATCTAAGGTgatgtaaacaacattttgatcTCTTATTACCTTTACCACTCAACTGTTCTTCATTAGGTCCAAAAACttctgaagatgatgatgaagaagaagaacaagaagaagaacaagaacaagaagaacaagaagaacaacatgatgatgatgaagagttGGACGAAAAGGAATATGATAATGTACATACTGACTTTTGGAAAATaggtgatttttttaaaatcattgatTTCATCTCAATTAACCAATTCGCTAGTTGGTCCACTTCAATTGATGGCCATGGTGAATGTAAACTATTATTCAATGTCCAAAAATCATAATGATGAAGTGAATTCTGTTGAAAAACAATTGATAAATGAAACATTGAAGTTTTATTGGTTAAAAAGTGTCAGATAGAAATTGCTGTTTGAAGTTGTGAGGACGACCcatgggtgaactcgaggaagctatAAGAAGCTTAGAAAGAGCTGAAGATACTCCATTCAATCATGTTTTGggagaatatttcagaatccctatgtgtagcttccctattggacaaatgctaataaccctGTGTATGCACATTTaaggactataatgatgatttcgtttttactagaaactataaatacctgacatttttgtaccataattgatgCTGTTTGAAATTACATTTCTTTTACTTGTCTTTTATGTTCTAACTTGCGACTTAGGAGGGTTTTAGCGTTCGACTGCTCAAATTGTACGTGATATAATAAGAAACTAAGCTCAAGATATAACGGAAGTGATTTTAAGAGTGGACTCAAAGATGATGAATCAACGTTTACTTAAACATAGACTTAGTATGGATGAACCAACGTTTTGATATTGATATTAAATGCAGTAACTGAGTCTGTGTGTAAAGTTATGAAATATAGATTATCTAGTTACCAAGTTACATGCAAGGTTTAGGTTGGTTAGTGGTAAATGATGGTTACTTCTAATTCCTAGCAGAAAGTAATCTATACCATTACTGATTGATGAACTGAGCCctacaaaaacaattttaacTGTTTGGGTAAGACTTTAGATATCTCATTATTCGAACATCACATAGTTCATAACTAAAAGTTATAACGGTAACTGTATTCAAGGCTTATCCAAATTTTTTCTTACTCTTTCTACTTTTTATTCCTTATATACAGTtattatttttctcatatcaTTTACTCCGAGAGGTTTATGTCAAGAAACCGTTAAAGATCATGCGACGCTGAATACTTGTTCAAGTTTGAAACATTTTCACAGTGTACATGAATGACTTAATCAGATATCATATTCAAGAATTTCACATTAAGAATGGATCATAAAGTCGAATTTTAATattctatgtacctaaattCAATCATTCCACACTGTCATTCATAATcttatttagataataattaatgactggtttcaagagatatttcctggagttctggtgagaagcagtggacagtggagttcaaccgggtctgttg
This window encodes:
- a CDS encoding hypothetical protein (EggNog:ENOG410V76J~COG:D); this translates as MDSTYSSQYMDSFNEKMSSANSLTNNKGCLEENSLHHYDFWTLNNSLHSPWPSIEVDQLANWLIEMKSMILKKSPIFQKSVCTLSYSFSSNSSSSSCCSSCSSCSCSSSCSSSSSSSSEVFGPNEEQLSGKGNKRSKCCLHHLRYKHKLQNQQKMITLSKLKMNPEHFVIIDCRYPHEYNAGHIFSAINLSDWPKLYKYFFGIKQQSIETTEMDLSNSLYSTEQLIEPKPSHTIFILYCEFSTKRAPQLFYLLRNHDRLLHFNSYPALKYPFVYILHGGYSTFYKKYPYLCEPDLLSIWHKHCKLVNRQTMNPNSQVYSDKNHNEMLNTHTRINQSTNRHIKVPFKSITNLFHKKKK